A DNA window from Hevea brasiliensis isolate MT/VB/25A 57/8 chromosome 2, ASM3005281v1, whole genome shotgun sequence contains the following coding sequences:
- the LOC110663752 gene encoding laccase-6, with product MANPPYSFTIICLSLIMSCAYSVHSTPNWPGGRTTRFYDFKIHTMTINKLCNTKEIVAVNNMYPGPVVYAQQGDRIIVKVTNESPYNATIHWHGVRQILSCWFDGPSYITQCPIQPGQSFTYEFTLVRQKGTFFWHAHVSWLRGTVYGAIVVYPKTGVPYPFPHPHEEHIVILGEYWLQDVVQLERQVLASGGAPPPSNAYTINGHPGPNYNCSANDVYKIDVVPGKTYLLRLINAGLNMENFFAIANHKLTIVEADAEYTKPFTTDRVMLGPGQTMIILVTADQPIGKYSMAMGPYMSAQGVSFQNISAIAHFQYLGAVPNSISLPARLPNFNDNLAVKTVMDGLRGLNTSNVPKEIDTNLFVTIGINVNKCSSKTPQQNCQGLNNGTMAASMNNVSFIKPTVSVLEAYYQGIEGFFTDDFPGAPLRFYDFVNGAPNNIPFDTNSMNGTRTKVLEYGSRVQIILQDTGTVTTENHPIHLHGYSFYVVGYGTGNYNPQRANLNLVDPPYMNTIGVPVGGWAAIRFVADNPGVWFMHCHFDIHQSWGLATVLIVKNGKGHLETLPHPPADLPRC from the exons ATGGCCAACCCTCCCTATTCTTTTACGATCATATGCTTAAGCCTAATCATGTCTTGCGCCTACTCTGTTCATTCTACGCCTAACTGGCCTGGAGGGAGAACAACCAGGTTCTATGATTTCAAG ATTCATACCATGACTATTAATAAATTGTGCAACACCAAGGAAATTGTTGCTGTTAATAATATGTACCCTGGACCTGTCGTTTATGCCCAACaaggtgatcgaataatcgtcaAAGTTACCAACGAGTCCCCTTACAATGCCACCATCCACTG GCACGGTGTCAGGCAGATACTATCTTGCTGGTTCGATGGACCTTCATATATCACCCAATGCCCAATTCAGCCTGGGCAGAGTTTCACTTACGAGTTCACGTTGGTTAGGCAAAAGGGCACCTTCTTTTGGCATGCTCATGTTTCTTGGCTAAGGGGTACAGTTTATGGTGCCATTGTTGTGTACCCAAAAACGGGGGTCCCATACCCATTTCCCCACCCTCATGAAGAGCATATAGTAATTCTGG GGGAATATTGGCTCCAGGATGTTGTACAACTAGAGCGGCAAGTACTCGCAAGCGGGGGAGCCCCTCCACCCTCCAATGCCTATACCATCAATGGTCACCCTGGTCCTAACTACAATTGCTCTGCTAATG ATGTTTATAAGATCGACGTGGTCCCAGGAAAGACCTATTTGTTAAGGCTGATAAATGCAGGCTTAAACATGGAAAACTTCTTTGCAATTGCTAATCACAAATTAACAATCGTAGAAGCCGATGCGGAGTACACAAAACCATTCACCACTGACCGTGTAATGCTCGGACCGGGACAGACAATGATCATCCTCGTCACTGCCGATCAGCCCATTGGAAAATATTCCATGGCCATGGGACCTTACATGTCAGCTCAGGGTGTCTCATTCCAGAACATTTCAGCAATTGCCCACTTCCAATACTTGGGTGCTGTCCCTAATAGCATTTCATTACCAGCTAGATTACCCAACTTCAATGATAATTTAGCTGTTAAGACGGTCATGGATGGCTTGCGAGGCTTAAATACTTCAAACGTTCCAAAAGAGATTGACACTAATCTCTTCGTAACTATtggaataaatgtcaacaagtgTAGCTCCAAAACACCTCAACAAAATTGCCAAGGCCTTAATAATGGTACCATGGCAGCTTCCATGAACAATGTAAGTTTCATTAAGCCTACAGTTTCAGTTTTGGAAGCCTATTACCAGGGGATTGAGGGCTTTTTCACTGATGATTTCCCTGGAGCACCTCTTAGATTCTATGACTTTGTCAATGGGGCACCTAACAATATCCCATTTGACACAAACTCAATGAATGGGACTAGGACTAAGGTCCTTGAGTATGGAAGCAGGGTGCAAATCATTTTGCAGGACACCGGAACGGTCACAACTGAAAATCACCCAATTCACCTCCATGGCTATAGTTTCTATGTTGTGGGATACGGCACCGGCAACTATAACCCACAAAGAGCAAATCTCAATCTAGTGGATCCGCCATATATGAACACCATTGGAGTTCCAGTTGGGGGATGGGCAGCAATTCGCTTTGTTGCAGACAATCCGG GGGTTTGGTTTATGCACTGTCACTTTGATATACACCAATCATGGGGATTAGCTACGGTGCTTATAGTGAAGAATGGGAAAGGACACTTGGAGACTCTGCCACATCCTCCTGCAGATCTACCCCGATGCTAA
- the LOC110663753 gene encoding pyridoxine/pyridoxamine 5'-phosphate oxidase 2 isoform X2 — translation MKVSSMGTVIATPWKQLLLSALESNSHLKHSSFFQFATVGSDGRPSNRTVVFRGFAENSDKILINTDSRTRKIEELKQCPFAEICWYFTDSWEQFRINGRVNIIDGLNPDPAKLQALKWCSFGKIMLSASVGSDNAKIDVMDAAHEEKEMNLRYISIPSPHKHLKSQ, via the exons ATGAAAGTGAGCAGTATGGGAACAGTAATCGCAACTCCATGGAAGCAGCTTCTGCTAAGTGCATTAGAGTCCAATTCCCACCTCAAGCACTCTTCCTTCTTCCAATTT GCAACAGTTGGATCTGATGGGAGACCTTCCAATCGCACTGTGGTTTTCAG AGGATTTGCAGAGAACAGCGATAAGATCCTAATCAACACAGATTCTAGAACTCGTAAG ATTGAAGAACTTAAGCAATGTCCATTCGCTGAG ATATGTTGGTATTTTACTGACTCCTGGGAGCAATTCCGTATCAATGGAAGAGTTAACATTATTGATGGGTTGAATCCTGATCCTGCAAAGCTTCAG GCATTAAAATGGTGCAGCTTTGGCAAGATTATGCTCTCTGCATCTGTGGGATCTGACAATGCAAAGATCGATGTAATGGATGCAGCTCATGAAGAGAAGGAAATGAATTTAAGGTACATCTCAATCCCTAGTCCCCATAAACATCTCAAGTCTCAATAA
- the LOC110663753 gene encoding pyridoxine/pyridoxamine 5'-phosphate oxidase 2 isoform X1 — MKVSSMGTVIATPWKQLLLSALESNSHLKHSSFFQFATVGSDGRPSNRTVVFRGFAENSDKILINTDSRTRKIEELKQCPFAEICWYFTDSWEQFRINGRVNIIDGLNPDPAKLQIREKSWYASSVKSRMQYLGPNPGLPCLSEQPSHEFFLDSSSGPVATFCLLVLDPEQVDYLNLKSNQRTMFTLMRNVNGENCWNSERTNP, encoded by the exons ATGAAAGTGAGCAGTATGGGAACAGTAATCGCAACTCCATGGAAGCAGCTTCTGCTAAGTGCATTAGAGTCCAATTCCCACCTCAAGCACTCTTCCTTCTTCCAATTT GCAACAGTTGGATCTGATGGGAGACCTTCCAATCGCACTGTGGTTTTCAG AGGATTTGCAGAGAACAGCGATAAGATCCTAATCAACACAGATTCTAGAACTCGTAAG ATTGAAGAACTTAAGCAATGTCCATTCGCTGAG ATATGTTGGTATTTTACTGACTCCTGGGAGCAATTCCGTATCAATGGAAGAGTTAACATTATTGATGGGTTGAATCCTGATCCTGCAAAGCTTCAG ATAAGAGAGAAATCATGGTATGCTAGTTCTGTAAAGTCAAGGATGCAATACCTTGGCCCTAACCCAGGTCTTCCTTGTCTAAGTGAGCAACCTTCCCATGAATTCTTTCTGGATTCTTCCTCAGGCCCAGTTGCCACATTTTGTCTGCTAGTTTTAGATCCTGAGCAG GTTGATTACTTGAATTTGAAGAGTAACCAGAGGACAATGTTTACCTTAATGCGAAATGTCAACGGAGAAAACTGTTGGAATTCAGAGAGGACCAATCCATAA